The proteins below are encoded in one region of Paenibacillus sp. YYML68:
- the pcrA gene encoding DNA helicase PcrA, whose product MNEPVDILQAIQKLNPQQRKAVETTDGPLLIMAGAGSGKTRVLTHRIAYLIATRKAAPWSILAITFTNKAAREMQERVSSLVGPQGQDIWVSTFHSMCVRILRRDISRIGFTSSFSILDSGDQLSVIKNCMKELNIDSKKFEPKAVQAALSGAKNELKTPEQLEKQIGDYFDSIVAKVYALYQKKLRSNNSLDFDDLIMMTIELFKQVPEVLDFYQNKFQYIHVDEYQDTNRAQYMITRMLADKHKRICVVGDSDQSIYRWRGADISNILDFEKDYPAAATILLEQNYRSTSTILNAANKVIANNAGRKAKNLWTDKGEGQKIRFYQADSEHEEGYYITGQIRKNVDKGRLFKDHAILYRTNAQSRVIEEILIKSDIPYQIVGGVKFYDRKEIKDILAYLRLISNPDDDISFARVVNVPKRGIGDTSVEKLAAAAATYGVSMFAMLENVDMLGLTAKATGALGNFRDMIENLHRMLEYLSVTELTEQVLELTGYREELKRENTLESEARLENIDEFLSVTQDFEKRNEDKSLVSFLTDLALIADIDSMNDDPEAGKQGVVLMTMHSAKGLEFPVVFIMGLEEGVFPHSRALMDNEELEEERRLAYVGITRAEEELFLTCAQMRTLFGRTAANAPSRFLHELPPELVENARDARAGGFAPRGAGGGASAAWERGERRFGSAGGFGAAAGSAAQSRGAAVSFSGGGARPAAAGAAAASGPGGGAAKAASFAMGDKVKHGKWGTGTVVAIKGAGDDTELQIAFPAPVGVKRLLAKFAPIEKA is encoded by the coding sequence ATGAACGAACCGGTTGATATTTTACAGGCGATCCAGAAGCTGAATCCGCAGCAGAGGAAGGCGGTCGAGACGACCGACGGTCCGCTGCTTATTATGGCTGGAGCGGGCAGTGGCAAGACGCGCGTGCTGACGCACCGCATCGCCTACCTGATCGCTACGCGCAAGGCGGCGCCTTGGAGCATCCTGGCCATTACGTTCACGAACAAGGCGGCGCGGGAGATGCAGGAGCGCGTCAGCTCGCTCGTCGGTCCGCAGGGACAGGACATCTGGGTATCGACGTTCCACTCGATGTGCGTTCGCATCTTGCGCAGAGACATCTCTCGTATCGGCTTCACGTCCAGCTTCTCGATTCTCGACTCCGGCGATCAGCTGTCGGTTATCAAGAATTGTATGAAGGAGCTGAATATCGACTCCAAGAAATTCGAGCCCAAGGCCGTCCAGGCGGCGCTATCCGGCGCCAAGAACGAGCTGAAGACGCCCGAGCAGCTGGAGAAGCAGATCGGTGATTATTTTGACAGTATCGTAGCGAAGGTGTATGCGTTGTATCAGAAAAAGCTGCGCAGCAACAACTCGCTCGACTTCGACGACTTGATCATGATGACGATCGAGCTGTTTAAGCAGGTGCCCGAGGTGCTCGACTTTTATCAGAATAAGTTCCAATATATTCACGTCGACGAGTACCAGGATACGAACCGTGCTCAATATATGATCACGCGCATGCTGGCGGACAAGCATAAGCGCATCTGCGTCGTCGGCGACAGCGACCAATCGATCTACCGGTGGCGCGGCGCGGACATCAGCAATATTCTCGACTTCGAGAAGGACTATCCGGCCGCGGCGACGATACTACTCGAGCAGAACTACCGTTCGACCTCGACCATTCTGAATGCGGCGAACAAGGTCATCGCGAACAATGCCGGACGCAAGGCGAAGAACCTGTGGACGGACAAGGGTGAGGGCCAGAAGATTCGCTTCTATCAAGCCGACTCCGAGCACGAGGAAGGGTATTATATCACCGGTCAAATACGCAAGAATGTCGACAAGGGTCGCCTCTTCAAGGATCACGCGATTTTGTACCGCACGAACGCCCAGTCCCGTGTCATCGAGGAAATTCTCATCAAGTCCGATATTCCGTACCAGATCGTCGGCGGCGTCAAGTTCTACGATCGTAAGGAGATTAAGGACATTCTCGCCTACCTGCGTCTGATCTCGAACCCGGATGATGACATCAGCTTCGCGCGCGTTGTCAACGTGCCCAAGCGAGGCATCGGCGATACGTCGGTTGAGAAGCTTGCGGCAGCGGCGGCGACTTACGGTGTATCGATGTTTGCCATGCTGGAAAATGTCGACATGCTCGGTCTCACGGCCAAGGCGACTGGCGCGCTCGGCAATTTCCGCGACATGATCGAGAATTTGCACCGCATGCTCGAATATTTGTCCGTCACTGAGTTGACGGAGCAGGTGCTGGAGCTGACCGGCTACCGCGAGGAGCTGAAGCGTGAGAATACGCTGGAGTCGGAGGCGCGTCTGGAGAACATCGACGAATTCTTGTCGGTGACGCAAGACTTCGAGAAGCGCAACGAGGACAAGTCGCTCGTATCGTTCTTGACCGATCTTGCGCTGATCGCGGACATCGATTCGATGAACGACGATCCCGAGGCGGGCAAGCAGGGCGTTGTGCTCATGACGATGCACAGTGCCAAAGGACTCGAGTTCCCCGTCGTCTTCATTATGGGCCTCGAGGAGGGCGTATTCCCGCATTCCCGCGCCCTGATGGACAACGAGGAGCTCGAGGAGGAGCGGCGTCTGGCCTACGTCGGCATTACCCGCGCCGAGGAGGAACTGTTCCTGACGTGCGCGCAGATGCGCACGCTGTTCGGTCGGACGGCGGCCAATGCGCCGTCCCGATTCCTGCACGAGCTGCCGCCGGAGCTCGTGGAGAACGCCCGCGACGCGCGCGCGGGCGGCTTCGCCCCGCGTGGCGCGGGCGGCGGCGCCTCTGCCGCGTGGGAACGCGGCGAGCGCCGCTTTGGCAGCGCCGGAGGCTTCGGCGCTGCCGCAGGCTCGGCCGCGCAGTCTCGCGGCGCGGCCGTAAGCTTCAGCGGCGGGGGCGCAAGGCCCGCCGCAGCTGGAGCCGCCGCCGCCTCTGGGCCGGGCGGCGGCGCGGCGAAGGCCGCCAGCTTTGCCATGGGCGACAAGGTCAAGCATGGCAAGTGGGGCACCGGCACCGTCGTCGCGATCAAGGGTGCCGGCGATGATACGGAGCTGCAGATCGCGTTCCCGGCTCCGGTCGGGGTGAAGCGGCTGCTGGCGAAGTTCGCTCCGATTGAGAAGGCTTAA
- a CDS encoding heptaprenylglyceryl phosphate synthase: MHSMIEQWRHVFKLDPDRELSDEALERICLSGTDAVMVGGSSGVTFDNTVDLLARIRRYEVPCVLEVSEQEALVPGFDLFLIPVVLNAGDKEWIVGRQQQAVKEYGAVMDWQYIAPEGYIILNPDSTAARVTEADTQLSVRDVEAFARMADQLFRLPIIYLEYSGTFGDMELVKRVKGLLKHARLLYGGGIDSPDKAKQAAAAAHTVVVGNLIYDDVERALATVQAVKEYV; the protein is encoded by the coding sequence ATGCATTCAATGATTGAACAATGGAGGCATGTATTCAAGCTCGACCCGGATCGGGAGCTGTCTGATGAGGCGCTCGAGCGCATCTGCTTGTCCGGCACGGACGCGGTCATGGTCGGCGGCTCCAGTGGTGTGACGTTCGACAATACGGTCGATCTGCTCGCCCGCATCAGGCGGTACGAGGTGCCGTGCGTGCTGGAGGTATCCGAGCAGGAGGCGCTAGTGCCGGGCTTCGACCTGTTCCTCATTCCTGTCGTACTGAACGCAGGCGATAAGGAATGGATCGTCGGACGCCAGCAGCAGGCGGTGAAGGAATACGGGGCTGTGATGGATTGGCAATATATTGCCCCAGAGGGCTATATCATATTGAATCCCGATTCGACGGCAGCGAGAGTAACAGAAGCGGATACGCAGCTATCCGTTCGTGATGTCGAGGCGTTCGCACGAATGGCGGACCAGCTGTTCCGCCTGCCGATTATTTATCTGGAGTACAGCGGCACCTTCGGTGATATGGAGCTTGTGAAGCGGGTGAAGGGGCTGCTGAAGCATGCGCGTCTGTTGTACGGGGGAGGCATTGATAGTCCCGACAAGGCGAAGCAGGCAGCCGCCGCCGCGCATACGGTCGTGGTCGGCAACCTCATCTACGACGATGTGGAGCGGGCGCTTGCAACGGTGCAGGCTGTGAAGGAATACGTTTAA
- the ligA gene encoding NAD-dependent DNA ligase LigA gives MQTMQTLVDEINKHNYQYYTLDEPLISDAEWDALYTRLTELEAETGVVLPDSPTARVGGELLKGFEPHKHLARLWSLDKAQDQADLMAWYNRALKLVNEYNAQHPDSPLPELSFVVELKFDGLTLNLTYEGGELVQAATRGSGTVGEGILAQVRTIKSIPMRIPYTDGVLEVQGEGIMNLSVLNKYNETAAEPLKNARNAAAGALRNLNPKVTAERRLNAYFYNIGYSDQVKFSDHREMVEFLRANKFKVSPYVKFLNSIEDVETELKHLVTVRDTLDFLIDGMVVKINDMRTREVLGYTDKFPRWAVAYKFEAEEAVTTLLEVSWNVGRTGKVTPLARVEAVDIAGVTVQNCTLNNMDDIGRKGLQHALGSLIYIRRSNDVIPEILGKVTDEADGEEIKAPETCPSCGHTLELRGAHLFCPNRLACRPQLVGRIAHFASRDAMDIETFSEKTAEQLYDELGVRDPADLYRLTVDELVKLERFGKKKAENLIAALEKSKTPELSAFLYALGIPNTGKTTTKELADHYRSLDKVRAALAEELIGLPDIGGIVADSIVRFFEDPIMQSSIDRMLAAGVEPIAGEVPVVASEDNPFYGRTVVITGTLAAMGRDECAKRIERLGAKVTGSVSKKTDMLIAGESAGSKLTKAQDLGIRIVEEQELLQLLAEHE, from the coding sequence ATGCAGACGATGCAAACGCTTGTCGACGAGATCAACAAGCACAATTATCAATACTATACGCTGGATGAGCCGCTCATCTCGGACGCCGAGTGGGACGCGCTGTATACACGACTGACGGAGCTGGAAGCGGAGACGGGCGTTGTGCTGCCCGATTCGCCGACCGCCCGCGTCGGCGGCGAGCTGCTGAAGGGCTTCGAGCCGCACAAGCATCTAGCTCGTCTGTGGAGCCTCGATAAGGCGCAGGATCAGGCCGATCTGATGGCGTGGTACAACCGTGCGCTGAAGCTCGTGAACGAGTACAATGCCCAGCATCCGGATAGCCCGCTGCCGGAGCTGTCTTTTGTCGTGGAGCTGAAGTTCGATGGCTTGACGTTGAATCTGACCTATGAGGGCGGCGAGCTCGTGCAGGCGGCTACGCGTGGTAGCGGCACCGTTGGCGAAGGAATTCTGGCTCAGGTGCGGACGATCAAGTCGATTCCGATGCGCATTCCGTACACCGATGGTGTGCTCGAGGTGCAGGGCGAAGGCATTATGAACCTGTCCGTGCTGAACAAGTACAACGAGACGGCCGCCGAGCCGCTGAAGAATGCGCGTAACGCCGCCGCAGGTGCTCTCCGTAACTTGAATCCGAAGGTGACGGCCGAGCGCAGGCTGAATGCGTACTTTTACAACATCGGGTACTCGGATCAGGTGAAGTTCAGCGATCATCGGGAGATGGTCGAGTTCTTGCGTGCCAATAAGTTCAAGGTCAGCCCGTACGTGAAGTTCCTGAATTCGATTGAGGATGTGGAGACGGAGCTGAAGCATCTGGTTACCGTGCGGGACACGCTGGACTTCCTCATAGACGGTATGGTTGTCAAAATCAACGACATGCGCACGCGCGAGGTGCTCGGCTATACGGACAAGTTCCCGCGCTGGGCGGTCGCCTACAAGTTCGAGGCTGAGGAAGCGGTCACAACGCTGCTCGAGGTGAGCTGGAATGTGGGACGTACGGGCAAGGTAACGCCGCTCGCGCGTGTTGAGGCCGTAGACATCGCTGGTGTTACGGTGCAGAACTGTACGTTGAACAACATGGATGACATCGGACGCAAAGGACTTCAGCATGCCCTCGGCAGTCTCATTTACATTCGTCGCTCTAATGATGTTATACCAGAGATTCTAGGTAAAGTGACAGATGAGGCGGACGGCGAGGAGATCAAGGCACCGGAGACGTGTCCGTCGTGTGGTCATACGCTGGAGCTGCGGGGCGCACACCTGTTCTGTCCGAATCGCCTCGCGTGTCGTCCGCAGCTAGTCGGACGTATTGCGCACTTCGCCTCGCGCGATGCGATGGATATTGAGACGTTCAGCGAGAAGACGGCGGAGCAGCTGTACGATGAGCTAGGTGTGCGCGATCCGGCTGATCTGTATCGTCTCACCGTAGATGAGCTGGTGAAGCTGGAGCGCTTCGGCAAGAAGAAGGCGGAGAACCTGATCGCCGCACTGGAGAAAAGCAAGACGCCCGAGCTCTCCGCATTCCTATATGCGCTCGGCATTCCGAATACGGGGAAGACGACGACGAAGGAGCTTGCGGATCATTATCGCAGTCTCGATAAGGTGAGAGCCGCATTGGCAGAAGAGCTGATTGGCTTGCCTGACATCGGCGGGATCGTGGCGGACAGCATCGTTCGCTTCTTCGAGGACCCGATCATGCAGTCCAGCATCGACCGCATGCTTGCCGCAGGTGTGGAGCCGATAGCGGGAGAGGTGCCTGTAGTTGCAAGCGAGGACAATCCATTCTATGGCCGAACGGTCGTTATCACAGGCACACTTGCTGCAATGGGACGGGACGAGTGTGCGAAGCGGATAGAGCGACTCGGAGCGAAGGTGACCGGCAGTGTGTCCAAGAAGACAGATATGCTCATAGCAGGCGAAAGTGCAGGCAGCAAGCTGACGAAGGCGCAGGATCTCGGCATTCGAATTGTCGAGGAGCAGGAGCTGCTGCAATTGCTGGCGGAGCACGAATAA